One genomic window of Dermacentor andersoni chromosome 8, qqDerAnde1_hic_scaffold, whole genome shotgun sequence includes the following:
- the LOC126538883 gene encoding uncharacterized protein, protein MSLGESIAAKTECLVPSKVVGQVEVGMQFSLPLADKSVGCSFKAWSVSSSMQTMETVDHLSSTSASRPSPSTATCDNLKQGCCHRCHLCDYEADKLFRLEAHTSVHTGEKPFQCHLCPQSFSARYKLNVHLGTHTGERPFKCPSCLQNFSQKSHLKSHLLTHTGEKPFECPSCNQSFSQKTHLKRHQQIHTGEKPFDCPSCSQSFSRKAYLKAHLRIHTGEKPYQCPSCSQSFSQKGNLVKHLCTHRTEKPFHCPSCPRTFSQKDYLMKHLCTRTGEKPFQCPLCLQRFAFKNSLTIHQRVHTGDRPYSCTVCSRSFRQSQHLSRHKRAHHHNSVG, encoded by the exons ATGAGCCTAGGTGAAAGTATCGCTGCCAAAACAGAATGCCTTGTCCCTTCCAAGGTCGTTGGGCAGGTCGAGGTTGGCATGCAGTTCAGCTTGCCTCTGGCTGACAAGTCTGTCGGGTGCTCCTTCAAAGCATGGAGCGTGTCGAGCAGCATGCAGACTATGGAGACTGTGGATCATTTAAGCTCCACCTCAG CATCAAGGCCTTCTCCATCAACTGCCACATGTGACAACTTAAAGCAAGGATGCTGCCACCGATGTCACCTGTGTGACTATGAGGCTGATAAACTGTTTCGTCTGGAAGCGCATACCAGCGTACACActggtgagaagccatttcagtgccatttatgccctcagagcttctcagCAAGATACAAACTAAACGTTCATCTGGGCACCCACACGGGTGAGCGGCCATTTAAATGCCCTTCGTGCCTCCAGAACTTCTCACAAAAAAGCCACCTGAAAAGCCACCTACTCactcacacaggcgagaagccatttgagtgcccttcGTGCAAccagagcttctcacaaaagacCCACTTGAAACGGCACCAGCAGattcacacaggcgagaagccatttgactgcccttcatgctctcagagcttctcacgaaaggcctacctgaaagcccacctgcgcatccacacaggcgagaagccgtatcagtgcccttcatgctctcagagcttctcacaaaagggcaACCTTGTGAAACACCTGTGCACCCACAGAACcgagaagccatttcattgcCCTTCGTGCCCTAGGACCTTTTCACAAAAGGACTACCTTATGAAACACCTGTGCACTCGCActggtgagaagccatttcagtgccctttatGCCTTCAGAGATTCGCATtcaaaaattcactgacgatacACCAGCGTGTTCATACAGGTGACCGGCCATACAGTTGCACCGTCTGCTCCAGGTCCTTTAGGCAGTCTCAACACTTGAGCAGACATAAGAGAGCACATCACCATAATAGTGTAGGGTAG